A genomic window from Thermococcus nautili includes:
- a CDS encoding Na(+)/H(+) antiporter subunit B: MKRDVIVAVSFLGAFAFIAYALVYANVLGLGGAELRPLGEFYLGHAFAHEGLTSHSPEVVTAIVWNYRGFDTLFETFVFFLAIMGAFSVLRLTDEQEKIVRELEAKEPHRQMDLITRSTTKLVVIMIIAISASIALHGHLTPGGGFQGGSAMAVASLLLFAVFSKFTLERKGLNLRHTISAYALGLALILATVLAPVFLYGGKVLEINLLPGETGLFNLDVGEYTAVTFGFLTVFLVLGVSEWIFKTVLRGEVDD, from the coding sequence ATGAAGAGAGACGTTATCGTCGCGGTTTCCTTCCTTGGGGCCTTCGCGTTCATCGCCTACGCCTTAGTCTACGCCAACGTCCTGGGCCTCGGCGGGGCCGAGCTGAGACCCCTCGGAGAGTTCTACCTGGGCCATGCCTTCGCCCACGAGGGCCTCACGAGCCACAGCCCGGAAGTCGTTACTGCCATAGTCTGGAACTACCGTGGTTTCGATACGCTCTTTGAGACCTTCGTCTTCTTCCTCGCGATAATGGGAGCCTTCAGTGTGCTCAGGCTCACCGACGAGCAGGAGAAGATTGTAAGGGAGCTCGAGGCGAAGGAACCGCACAGGCAGATGGATTTAATCACGAGGTCAACTACCAAGCTCGTCGTGATAATGATAATCGCCATCTCTGCCTCGATAGCGCTCCACGGCCACCTGACGCCGGGCGGTGGCTTCCAGGGCGGTTCGGCGATGGCAGTTGCTTCCCTCCTGCTATTCGCGGTGTTTTCGAAGTTCACCCTTGAGAGAAAGGGCCTCAACCTGAGGCACACGATTTCGGCCTACGCCCTCGGCTTAGCTTTAATCCTCGCCACGGTGCTTGCTCCAGTTTTCCTCTACGGCGGCAAAGTCCTTGAGATAAACCTCCTGCCCGGGGAAACCGGCCTCTTCAACCTCGACGTGGGCGAGTATACAGCGGTGACCTTCGGCTTCCTGACGGTGTTCCTCGTGCTCGGTGTCTCGGAGTGGATATTCAAGACCGTCCTCAGGGGTGAGGTCGATGATTAG
- a CDS encoding hydrogenase subunit MbhD domain-containing protein has product MIEIHLIILAIVVSFGFAFSYLAMKEHDLLKALALSSVQSTFFALGFYILAAPDIVLAYLAIAVGAYTALVILAISKTERYEVGE; this is encoded by the coding sequence ATGATTGAGATTCACCTGATAATACTTGCGATAGTCGTTTCCTTCGGTTTCGCCTTCAGCTACCTGGCCATGAAGGAGCACGACCTGCTCAAGGCCCTCGCTTTGAGCTCCGTCCAGTCAACGTTCTTCGCCCTCGGTTTCTACATCTTGGCCGCCCCGGACATAGTCCTTGCCTACCTCGCCATAGCGGTTGGTGCCTACACAGCCCTCGTAATCCTCGCCATAAGCAAAACGGAGCGCTACGAGGTGGGAGAATGA
- a CDS encoding proton-conducting transporter transmembrane domain-containing protein codes for MQVGLVPVIPLGFAFFLPFVAFMTGRKRGIVIAYSLTALTVTFLAGIWLFDRAYSSNEPLVYAFGNWIAPIGIVFEVDKLSATLVLTATFGFLLAGIYSAKFIRTHGLEFYYTFLLGLEAGTLGAFMTGDAFNTFVMLEVIGASAYAIVGFYRNRSEAVEGAFKYGISGAVATSLYFLALGFIYASFGTLNMADLSAKFHGVSFPVTTKLFGDPTLALAIFFALTLAMVVVKSAIFPGHYWLPSAYSGAPIPVGAILSSFVEVVGIYLLARYTYTLFHGLPFWRTLSLVFLVLGTATAFLGSIMMLVQKNVKRLIAYSTILHMGYLFMTLGVGTQLALMAIDFHIVNHAIAKTLLFFTVGAFIYRRGAVKVEDLAGVGREMPLNTFLFGLATLSLIGVPPLNVFFSKMLIFNALLQVSPLVASVVVITSAIAAWAYFQLFITLWRGKPVEGHHHEHGGHEEPERHEVPLFVVINLVLGILVVLFGLFAPVIIDKFFHPASVQAMDWGGYVEAVKKLSEAVISSSLH; via the coding sequence ATGCAGGTCGGACTCGTTCCGGTAATTCCGCTCGGCTTCGCCTTCTTTCTGCCCTTCGTGGCCTTCATGACCGGTAGGAAAAGGGGAATTGTAATAGCCTACTCTCTCACCGCCCTCACCGTTACGTTCCTCGCTGGAATCTGGCTGTTCGATAGGGCCTATTCGAGCAATGAACCCCTCGTCTACGCCTTCGGTAACTGGATAGCTCCGATAGGCATAGTTTTCGAGGTGGACAAGCTCTCGGCGACGCTCGTTTTAACGGCCACATTCGGCTTCCTCCTCGCTGGAATCTACTCCGCCAAGTTCATAAGGACGCACGGCCTCGAGTTCTACTACACCTTCCTCCTCGGACTTGAGGCAGGAACGCTCGGAGCCTTTATGACGGGGGATGCCTTCAACACCTTCGTCATGCTCGAGGTCATCGGCGCGAGCGCCTACGCGATAGTCGGCTTCTACCGCAACAGGAGCGAGGCCGTTGAAGGGGCCTTCAAGTACGGAATAAGCGGTGCAGTAGCGACAAGTCTTTACTTCCTTGCCCTCGGCTTCATCTACGCATCTTTCGGAACCCTCAACATGGCCGACCTAAGCGCCAAGTTCCACGGGGTTTCATTCCCGGTAACGACGAAGCTCTTTGGCGACCCGACGCTCGCTTTGGCCATCTTCTTCGCGCTGACTTTGGCGATGGTGGTAGTCAAGAGCGCAATCTTCCCCGGCCACTACTGGCTTCCGAGCGCCTACTCAGGCGCGCCGATTCCCGTTGGAGCGATACTCAGCAGTTTCGTCGAGGTCGTCGGAATCTACCTGCTCGCACGCTACACCTACACGCTCTTCCACGGGCTTCCCTTCTGGAGGACCCTCTCGCTCGTCTTCCTCGTCCTCGGAACTGCAACGGCATTCCTCGGCTCGATTATGATGCTCGTCCAGAAGAACGTCAAGAGGCTCATCGCTTACTCTACGATACTCCACATGGGCTACCTCTTCATGACCCTCGGCGTCGGAACCCAGCTCGCGCTGATGGCAATCGACTTCCACATCGTCAACCACGCGATAGCGAAGACGCTCCTGTTCTTCACGGTTGGAGCTTTCATCTACCGCAGGGGGGCGGTGAAGGTCGAGGACTTAGCTGGAGTCGGCAGGGAGATGCCCCTCAATACCTTCCTCTTCGGCCTGGCGACGCTCAGCCTCATCGGCGTTCCCCCGCTCAACGTCTTCTTCAGCAAGATGCTGATTTTCAACGCCCTCCTCCAGGTGAGCCCGCTCGTGGCTTCCGTCGTGGTAATAACGAGCGCCATAGCCGCGTGGGCCTACTTCCAGCTCTTCATAACCCTCTGGCGCGGAAAGCCGGTCGAGGGACACCACCACGAGCACGGAGGACATGAAGAACCGGAGAGGCACGAGGTTCCGCTTTTCGTAGTAATTAACTTAGTCCTCGGAATCCTCGTTGTCCTTTTCGGCCTCTTCGCCCCGGTGATAATCGACAAGTTTTTCCACCCGGCTTCCGTTCAGGCGATGGACTGGGGGGGTTACGTTGAGGCTGTGAAGAAACTGAGCGAGGCTGTGATAAGTTCCTCACTCCACTGA
- a CDS encoding Na+/H+ antiporter subunit E, whose product MRLRFSPATFFIVLATYLFYTGSATEYDIITGSIVALIVSFIVGHWLVENELKFFSPRRWFYAIVYALRYFFIEETKTHIDVAKRVFTLKANPGIVRIPLDVESDYGKVLVANSITNTPGTVVVDISDDGKWLYVHWIDVSTLDEKEVKENIVAYFEDYARKIFD is encoded by the coding sequence ATGAGGCTCAGGTTTTCACCGGCGACGTTCTTTATAGTCCTGGCAACGTACCTGTTCTACACTGGCTCGGCCACGGAGTACGACATAATAACGGGCTCGATAGTCGCGCTCATAGTTTCCTTCATCGTCGGCCACTGGCTGGTGGAGAACGAGCTCAAGTTCTTCTCGCCGAGACGGTGGTTTTATGCCATCGTCTACGCCCTCCGATACTTCTTCATCGAGGAAACCAAGACGCACATCGACGTGGCGAAGAGGGTCTTCACGCTCAAGGCCAACCCCGGCATAGTGCGAATTCCCCTCGACGTCGAGAGCGACTACGGAAAGGTCCTCGTTGCAAACTCGATAACTAACACGCCCGGAACGGTTGTGGTGGACATAAGCGACGACGGAAAGTGGCTCTACGTCCACTGGATTGACGTTTCCACGCTCGACGAGAAGGAAGTGAAAGAGAACATCGTCGCTTACTTCGAGGACTACGCGAGGAAAATCTTCGACTGA
- the tiaS gene encoding tRNA(Ile2) 2-agmatinylcytidine synthetase TiaS: protein MLLHIGLDDTDSPNGMCTTYLGALLYRELSRLAEPIDLPRLIRLNPNIPYKTRGNGAVAMTFEVDEEIVPEVKDLVLFYVNQLADFTHENTNPGVAFFEGEIPERLREFSLKALREHVAIEEAENVAREVGAETFKFKLGRGIIGALASIGYPLKTFTYELLAYREPENWGKERKVDAESVFLADRWSYPFTYDNVDPYKRTVLIAPHGKDPVLVGIRGIDRGRVLQTFEMVRFEEPVAFYQLYKTNQNTDDHLTPKKIGELKLYDSAVVRGRVSRPYWERGRHVFFELEDETGKIRVAAFEPTKKFRNYVRKLLPGDEIIAAGGVKEHEGVLTLNLEKFYPVKLVPKIEYRKPKCPRCGGTMKSKGDYLKCKRCGYRMPKKLIPVEVPRELEMKIYEVPPDARKHLSRPLVLPGGEERVLEALENSK, encoded by the coding sequence ATGCTCCTCCACATCGGACTCGACGACACGGACTCACCCAACGGCATGTGCACGACCTACCTCGGCGCGCTCCTCTACCGCGAGCTGTCGCGCTTAGCCGAGCCCATTGACCTGCCGAGGCTGATAAGGCTGAACCCGAACATCCCCTACAAGACGCGCGGGAACGGAGCGGTTGCGATGACCTTCGAGGTTGATGAGGAGATTGTCCCTGAGGTTAAGGACCTCGTGCTGTTCTACGTTAATCAGCTTGCGGATTTCACACACGAGAACACCAACCCAGGCGTCGCCTTTTTCGAAGGCGAAATCCCCGAAAGACTGAGGGAGTTCTCGCTCAAAGCTTTGAGGGAGCACGTTGCCATCGAGGAGGCCGAGAATGTTGCGAGGGAGGTTGGGGCGGAAACCTTCAAGTTCAAGCTCGGCAGGGGCATAATCGGCGCGCTTGCTTCAATCGGCTACCCTTTAAAGACCTTCACCTACGAGCTTTTAGCTTACCGCGAGCCGGAGAACTGGGGAAAGGAGAGAAAAGTCGACGCCGAGAGCGTGTTTCTGGCCGACAGGTGGAGCTATCCCTTCACCTACGATAACGTTGACCCCTACAAGAGAACCGTCCTCATAGCCCCCCACGGCAAGGACCCCGTTCTCGTCGGAATCAGGGGAATTGACCGGGGAAGGGTTCTCCAGACCTTTGAGATGGTTCGCTTTGAGGAGCCCGTTGCCTTCTACCAGCTCTACAAGACGAACCAGAACACCGACGACCATCTGACTCCCAAAAAAATCGGCGAGCTGAAGCTATACGACAGCGCGGTCGTCAGAGGAAGGGTTTCCAGGCCATACTGGGAGCGTGGGAGGCACGTTTTCTTCGAGCTTGAGGACGAGACCGGAAAAATCAGGGTGGCGGCCTTCGAGCCGACGAAGAAGTTCAGGAACTACGTTCGGAAGCTCCTGCCCGGTGATGAAATCATCGCCGCTGGAGGGGTTAAGGAGCACGAGGGCGTCTTGACCCTCAACCTTGAGAAGTTCTACCCGGTGAAGCTCGTCCCGAAAATCGAGTATAGAAAGCCCAAGTGCCCGCGCTGTGGAGGAACGATGAAGAGCAAGGGCGACTACCTAAAGTGCAAGCGCTGTGGCTACAGAATGCCGAAGAAGCTGATTCCGGTGGAGGTCCCCCGCGAGCTTGAGATGAAGATTTACGAGGTTCCCCCCGACGCGAGGAAGCACCTGTCGAGGCCTCTGGTGTTGCCGGGGGGGGAGGAAAGGGTTTTGGAGGCTCTGGAGAATTCAAAGTGA
- the mnhG gene encoding monovalent cation/H(+) antiporter subunit G, whose translation MIIEDVIFVIGSVAILLGAVYDLIAAIGLLRFNDFYMRTHAATVGTVGGAALPVFGAGLVALVYHPLGAQRFFMAGIAFTVGVLILLIAPTGTHSLVSAVYFGRVGKKPPLVVDQLEEDLPAREDVAELVREHEELPGEEEEPKFTFRRLAR comes from the coding sequence ATGATTATCGAGGACGTCATCTTCGTCATCGGCTCGGTCGCGATACTCCTTGGGGCGGTCTACGACCTCATAGCGGCGATAGGCCTGCTCAGGTTTAATGACTTCTACATGAGAACCCACGCCGCGACCGTTGGAACCGTCGGAGGCGCCGCGTTGCCGGTCTTCGGTGCGGGTTTGGTGGCGCTCGTCTACCACCCCCTCGGCGCCCAGAGGTTCTTCATGGCCGGAATAGCCTTCACCGTCGGCGTCTTAATCCTCCTCATAGCGCCCACCGGAACTCACTCCCTCGTCTCAGCGGTTTACTTCGGAAGGGTCGGAAAGAAACCGCCCCTCGTCGTTGACCAGCTCGAGGAGGACCTACCGGCGAGAGAGGACGTTGCAGAACTCGTCCGCGAGCATGAAGAGTTACCCGGCGAGGAGGAAGAGCCCAAGTTCACCTTCAGGAGGCTGGCGAGATGA
- a CDS encoding sodium:proton antiporter — MISFLLAYITLTLFGMILLGIYGVATRSNLIKKIIMLNVMGDAINMLFILIGYRLVFPVFPPIYEKHLSFEEFLSRAVDPVPQALVLTAIVIGMAMNILLATYAIQFYRLHGTVDARDMAEIMGGEGE; from the coding sequence ATGATTAGCTTCCTCCTCGCCTACATCACGCTGACGCTCTTCGGCATGATACTCCTCGGAATCTACGGAGTTGCCACTCGCTCCAACCTGATTAAGAAAATCATCATGCTCAACGTCATGGGCGACGCGATAAACATGCTCTTCATCTTAATCGGCTACCGCCTCGTCTTCCCCGTCTTCCCGCCGATTTACGAGAAGCACCTGAGCTTCGAGGAGTTCCTGAGCAGGGCCGTCGACCCGGTTCCGCAGGCGCTCGTTCTGACGGCGATAGTCATCGGAATGGCCATGAACATACTGCTGGCTACCTATGCGATACAGTTCTACCGCCTCCACGGGACGGTTGATGCGAGGGACATGGCCGAGATAATGGGGGGTGAGGGCGAATGA
- a CDS encoding nitroreductase family protein yields the protein MEFFEVLRKRRSIRRFQDRPVPRELVDKLLESTFLAPSSYNKRPWHFIVVDDGEKLKALSKAKLGASGLATAPVAIVVTADETKSDVWIEDSSIVAEHIQLSAFALGLGAFWVQIRNRMHDETKSAEEYVREVLSIPENYRVLCIIGVGYPAEKKPPHGEEVFEWEKASHNTFGRPWKKR from the coding sequence ATGGAGTTCTTCGAGGTTCTCAGGAAGAGGAGGAGCATCCGGAGGTTTCAGGACAGACCCGTTCCGAGGGAGCTTGTGGATAAGTTGCTCGAATCCACGTTCCTTGCTCCAAGCTCCTACAACAAAAGACCATGGCACTTCATCGTGGTTGACGACGGGGAGAAGCTCAAGGCCCTCTCGAAGGCAAAGCTCGGCGCGTCCGGCCTGGCGACGGCGCCGGTTGCGATAGTGGTTACCGCCGATGAAACGAAGAGCGACGTCTGGATTGAGGACTCGAGCATAGTTGCCGAGCACATACAGCTCTCAGCCTTCGCCCTCGGCCTCGGTGCGTTCTGGGTGCAGATAAGGAACAGGATGCACGACGAGACGAAGAGCGCGGAGGAGTACGTGCGGGAGGTCCTCAGCATTCCCGAAAACTACCGGGTTCTCTGCATAATAGGGGTTGGCTATCCGGCAGAGAAAAAGCCTCCGCACGGCGAGGAGGTCTTTGAGTGGGAGAAGGCGAGCCACAACACCTTTGGCAGGCCGTGGAAGAAACGATGA
- a CDS encoding cytochrome c biogenesis protein CcdA: MKKVALLGLLLVFATGLVSAGTVKYGNLTFYTVTDEKDLQALISQNDGRYFFLFYNSESCPACNYMKTSVFPTPTAEEALKSMVLVSIDVYRARSITTLKYRVYGPIIVIQPDNAGYYQPKSPGEEISVGVPGTPTMVIFKAVNGTMVLRGVAVGALSPEGLAFFVDRAIGNETIPGANENSGTGQQTGQTSGTNETNLSLAVLLPIFSAGILSVFSPCVLPVVVGTLSLTFARRKVEAIIAGMVASFALLGALVGSLGEYASQIQGALYLIGGVGFIVIGAGFVSERVSSKLERFLSFSPTDRVTGKRGVIYDFALGSALGATWLGCIAPYVGFAVITATLSGDTLSGVIVMGTYGLGMGLTVYLLTASKDLGEWVNRKFLSGRLSLGGKGKARWEQALGVILVLLGLLMLTELTPLKLWSSLFEWLSQL; the protein is encoded by the coding sequence GTGAAGAAGGTTGCACTGCTCGGCCTGCTGTTGGTGTTCGCGACGGGTCTCGTGAGCGCGGGGACGGTAAAATACGGCAACCTGACCTTTTACACCGTTACCGACGAAAAGGACCTGCAGGCTCTCATCTCCCAGAACGACGGCCGTTACTTCTTCCTGTTCTACAACTCAGAGAGCTGTCCGGCCTGTAATTACATGAAAACGAGTGTGTTCCCAACTCCGACGGCAGAGGAAGCCCTAAAAAGCATGGTTCTCGTCTCGATTGACGTTTACAGGGCCCGTTCAATAACGACGCTCAAATATCGGGTTTATGGCCCCATCATCGTCATCCAGCCCGACAACGCCGGTTATTACCAACCCAAATCGCCGGGAGAGGAAATCAGCGTTGGAGTCCCGGGAACGCCGACGATGGTTATATTCAAGGCCGTCAACGGCACTATGGTGCTCCGGGGAGTGGCGGTCGGCGCCCTCAGTCCAGAAGGTCTGGCGTTCTTCGTTGACAGGGCCATCGGAAACGAAACCATCCCGGGCGCCAACGAAAACTCGGGAACGGGCCAGCAAACCGGTCAGACATCTGGGACAAATGAAACAAACCTTAGCCTCGCCGTCCTACTGCCAATATTCTCGGCCGGAATCTTGAGCGTCTTCTCACCCTGTGTGTTGCCAGTCGTGGTTGGAACCCTCTCCCTGACCTTCGCAAGGAGGAAGGTCGAGGCCATAATAGCGGGAATGGTGGCTTCCTTCGCCCTGCTCGGTGCGCTCGTTGGGAGTCTCGGCGAGTACGCCTCCCAGATACAGGGGGCGCTATATTTAATCGGCGGTGTCGGTTTCATCGTCATAGGCGCGGGATTCGTGAGCGAAAGGGTAAGCTCGAAGCTCGAAAGGTTTCTGAGCTTCTCACCCACCGACCGGGTGACGGGGAAGAGGGGTGTAATCTACGATTTCGCCCTGGGCTCTGCGTTAGGAGCTACCTGGCTCGGCTGTATAGCGCCGTACGTCGGCTTCGCGGTGATAACGGCCACCCTGAGCGGGGATACGCTGAGCGGGGTTATTGTAATGGGCACCTACGGCCTCGGGATGGGCCTTACCGTCTACCTGCTGACGGCATCGAAGGACCTCGGCGAGTGGGTTAACAGGAAGTTCCTCTCAGGAAGGTTGTCCCTGGGCGGAAAGGGCAAAGCAAGGTGGGAACAAGCCCTCGGTGTGATTTTAGTCCTGCTCGGCCTGCTGATGCTGACCGAACTCACACCGCTCAAGCTCTGGAGTTCCCTCTTCGAGTGGCTCTCACAGCTCTGA
- a CDS encoding monovalent cation/H+ antiporter complex subunit F, whose translation MNVESVFLNVLYFAAVIYTLAFVLYGIRAIKGPTTADIILAVDCLSFDMAAFMVILGIYFKSIMLASGAIILALWAFMLDIYYTKYVLYGEVEV comes from the coding sequence ATGAACGTTGAAAGTGTTTTCCTGAACGTCCTCTACTTCGCGGCCGTCATCTACACCCTCGCCTTCGTGCTCTACGGAATCCGCGCGATTAAGGGCCCGACGACGGCAGACATAATCCTCGCGGTTGACTGCCTGTCCTTCGACATGGCGGCGTTCATGGTAATATTAGGAATCTACTTCAAGTCCATCATGCTCGCGAGCGGTGCGATAATCCTGGCCCTGTGGGCCTTCATGCTGGACATCTACTACACCAAGTACGTCCTCTACGGGGAGGTGGAGGTATGA
- a CDS encoding DUF302 domain-containing protein yields the protein MYRYRRKLSLGLKEAEEKFKAKLEEKGYKVVVEFTPSDVVKSKVGVDMEPYRILWVCNPKIFYEMTKEDYEIGSFAPCPVLFYQKDGETYIAINTADDVLEVIKEPLEVVREVIEEL from the coding sequence ATGTACAGGTACAGGAGGAAACTCAGCCTGGGTCTCAAGGAGGCCGAGGAGAAGTTTAAAGCGAAGCTGGAGGAGAAGGGCTACAAGGTCGTGGTGGAGTTTACCCCGAGCGACGTCGTCAAGTCTAAGGTCGGCGTCGATATGGAGCCTTACAGAATTCTGTGGGTCTGCAACCCTAAGATATTCTACGAGATGACCAAGGAGGACTACGAGATAGGCTCCTTTGCCCCGTGCCCGGTGCTCTTCTACCAGAAGGACGGCGAGACCTACATCGCCATAAACACCGCCGACGACGTGCTGGAGGTCATCAAGGAGCCCCTTGAGGTCGTCAGGGAAGTCATTGAGGAGCTCTAA
- a CDS encoding DUF998 domain-containing protein: MVSKKLAWSGFAGGLVYWLFVAWSVSRNPWFSFWRNALSDLGGARANSPWIYNAGLVVTSFFVLAFAVYLISTALNKAQTVGGAYISVSAIFLALIGIFHEGTKPHVFVSTYFFVQFFLGTLIYGLGSRRNVRVASLVLFALAVIGAFFKWPSTALLETYEIILVMVFTLVVALSGGGER, translated from the coding sequence ATGGTCTCGAAAAAACTCGCATGGAGCGGTTTTGCGGGCGGTCTTGTCTACTGGCTCTTCGTTGCCTGGAGCGTAAGCCGAAACCCCTGGTTCTCCTTCTGGAGGAACGCGCTGAGCGACCTCGGAGGGGCTAGGGCGAACTCGCCCTGGATTTACAACGCTGGCCTGGTGGTTACCTCGTTCTTCGTGCTGGCCTTCGCGGTCTATCTAATCTCAACGGCACTCAACAAAGCCCAGACCGTTGGAGGAGCCTACATAAGCGTCTCGGCCATCTTCCTGGCCCTGATAGGGATATTCCACGAGGGAACGAAGCCCCACGTCTTCGTCTCGACGTACTTCTTCGTCCAGTTCTTCCTGGGGACTTTGATTTACGGCCTCGGCTCGAGGAGAAACGTTAGGGTCGCCTCGCTCGTTCTCTTTGCCCTCGCGGTTATAGGGGCATTTTTCAAGTGGCCCTCAACGGCCCTCTTGGAAACCTATGAAATTATCCTCGTTATGGTCTTCACCCTCGTCGTTGCGCTTTCCGGAGGTGGTGAAAGGTGA
- a CDS encoding PIN domain-containing protein: MVLGLVGDAGIDILPDEDRTEIIKEVATIYGLLPSDATILATCIKHGIPRIATFDSDFENIDVIEVVK, from the coding sequence ATGGTCTTGGGCCTCGTTGGAGATGCGGGGATTGATATTCTACCCGATGAGGATAGGACTGAGATAATAAAGGAAGTTGCCACAATATACGGCCTCCTACCAAGCGATGCCACAATCCTTGCAACCTGCATAAAGCACGGAATTCCGAGGATAGCAACTTTTGACTCCGACTTTGAGAACATTGATGTGATTGAGGTCGTTAAATAG
- a CDS encoding SLC13 family permease, with protein sequence MVDRSLPGRTPGLVDWGSLSLITALIITSKGLELSGVFNRLAPRLVERTNGSSRRLLLLLLPTIALSSALIMNDTAMLVFIPLVVALSELSGMDKARAVTLSAIAANVGSALTPIGNPQNIIIWREYGLGFFAFIRGMLPFVLLWLSLLLAIVFLTPDEPLSVRSLPPVAFRKDLFLVSALLLGLNVYLGETGRHELSIALTLLAFLLLERDVLLSFDWALVLTFAFIFIDFNELSTLLIKAGLSLPTGGVGLVLASAGLSQLISNVPATVVFLGSKPAWLPLAVGVNAGGTGTVVGSLANLIAVRIARVSLRDFHRCSLPYFIVVLVISAGLILAFNF encoded by the coding sequence CTGGTAGACCGCTCCCTCCCCGGAAGGACGCCAGGCCTCGTTGACTGGGGAAGCCTGAGCCTCATCACCGCTTTAATCATAACCTCGAAGGGCCTCGAGCTTTCGGGAGTCTTCAACAGGCTCGCGCCGAGGCTCGTTGAACGGACAAATGGTTCGAGCAGAAGACTGCTTCTCCTCCTGCTTCCAACTATAGCCCTCTCCTCGGCACTGATAATGAACGATACAGCAATGCTTGTCTTCATTCCCCTTGTCGTGGCCCTCTCGGAGCTCTCCGGGATGGACAAGGCGAGGGCGGTAACACTCTCGGCGATAGCGGCGAACGTCGGTTCCGCCCTGACGCCGATAGGGAACCCGCAGAACATCATAATCTGGCGCGAGTACGGTTTGGGCTTCTTTGCATTCATCAGGGGTATGCTCCCCTTCGTCCTCCTCTGGCTCAGCCTGTTGCTGGCAATCGTCTTCCTTACTCCCGATGAACCGCTCTCCGTCCGCTCCCTTCCCCCGGTTGCCTTCAGAAAGGACCTGTTTCTTGTCTCGGCCCTTCTCCTCGGCCTCAACGTCTACCTCGGCGAAACGGGGAGGCACGAGCTCTCGATTGCGCTCACCCTGCTGGCCTTTCTTCTCCTTGAGCGGGACGTTCTTCTAAGCTTCGACTGGGCGCTCGTGCTCACCTTCGCGTTCATCTTTATCGACTTCAACGAGCTCTCGACGCTTCTCATCAAAGCGGGTCTCTCGCTCCCGACCGGAGGGGTCGGCCTCGTTCTGGCGTCTGCAGGATTAAGTCAGCTGATAAGCAACGTCCCGGCGACGGTTGTCTTCCTCGGCTCCAAACCCGCGTGGCTTCCCTTAGCTGTGGGTGTGAACGCGGGAGGAACTGGCACGGTCGTCGGCTCCCTTGCCAACCTAATAGCGGTTAGAATAGCACGGGTTTCGCTGAGAGACTTCCACAGGTGCTCCCTGCCGTACTTCATCGTCGTCCTCGTAATCTCCGCGGGTCTCATCCTTGCGTTTAATTTTTAA